In a single window of the Streptacidiphilus sp. P02-A3a genome:
- a CDS encoding carbohydrate ABC transporter permease, whose amino-acid sequence MTVAVEGGAVEKRLPRAPRRGPVARMKQSYDRYWYAWAMAAPVVLVLGLVVLYPLGRGIYLSLTNATSLNVGRTIGVNHIPNSYSWVGLHNYEQILSGADHEFWPHVWWTLVWTVACVALTYSLGLGLALLINRQLRGRTFYRVLLVLPWAVPTFVTMFSWRLLLADNGLVNSALSGLGLGAPGWLSDPTWQRVAAIGVNTWVGFPFMMVSLLGGMQAIPSELYEAAEMDGATPWQRFRYVTLPGLRPVSNTVILLSVIWTFNQFNVIDLMFGYGSSDSVQILVTYAYQLFFNQQPQDYANSAAYGVIILSMLIVFASVYRRWLKRNEQQVGI is encoded by the coding sequence ATGACCGTCGCCGTCGAGGGCGGAGCCGTCGAGAAGCGCCTGCCCCGCGCCCCCCGGCGCGGACCGGTCGCCAGGATGAAGCAGTCCTACGACCGGTACTGGTACGCCTGGGCCATGGCCGCGCCGGTGGTGCTCGTCCTCGGTCTGGTGGTGCTGTACCCGCTCGGGCGCGGCATCTACCTGTCGCTGACCAACGCCACCAGCCTGAACGTCGGCCGCACCATCGGTGTGAACCACATCCCGAACAGCTACTCCTGGGTCGGGCTGCACAACTACGAGCAGATCCTCTCCGGCGCCGACCACGAGTTCTGGCCGCACGTCTGGTGGACCCTGGTCTGGACGGTCGCCTGCGTCGCGCTCACCTACTCGCTCGGCCTGGGCCTGGCACTGCTGATCAACCGGCAGCTGCGCGGACGCACCTTCTACCGGGTGCTGCTGGTGCTGCCGTGGGCCGTGCCGACCTTCGTCACCATGTTCTCCTGGCGGCTGCTGCTCGCCGACAACGGCCTGGTCAACAGCGCGCTGAGCGGGCTCGGCCTGGGCGCCCCGGGCTGGCTGAGCGACCCGACCTGGCAGCGGGTCGCCGCGATCGGGGTCAACACCTGGGTCGGCTTCCCGTTCATGATGGTCTCGCTGCTCGGCGGCATGCAGGCGATCCCGTCCGAGCTGTACGAGGCCGCCGAGATGGACGGCGCGACGCCGTGGCAGCGGTTCCGCTACGTCACCCTGCCGGGGCTGCGCCCGGTCAGCAACACGGTGATCCTGCTCAGCGTCATCTGGACCTTCAACCAGTTCAACGTGATCGACCTGATGTTCGGCTACGGCAGCAGTGACAGCGTGCAGATCCTGGTGACCTACGCGTACCAGCTGTTCTTCAACCAGCAGCCGCAGGACTACGCCAACTCGGCCGCCTACGGCGTGATCATCCTGTCGATGCTGATCGTCTTCGCCAGCGTCTACCGCCGCTGGCTCAAGCGCAACGAACAGCAGGTCGGCATATGA
- a CDS encoding phosphomannomutase/phosphoglucomutase, with translation MPDYSRLVKAYDIRGEVPAQLNTDIADKAGALFIRLTGAEKIVIARDMRSTSPDLAAAFAAGANRAGADVIDVGLGSTDYLYFASGWLDLPGVMVTASHNPAKDNGIKLCRAGAAPVGEETGLGQIRTWLETGDIPASAARPGTVTSRQMLAEYAAYLNSLVDLSGIRRLKVVADAGNGMAGHTVPAVFSSLPIDLVSLYFELDGTFPNHEANPLEPKNLVDLRAEVVETGADIGLAFDGDADRCFFIDEKGQAVPPSAIVGLVAARELAKHPGSAVVHNVITSAAAQEIVLEHGGKPIRSRVGHSFMKALMAEHDAVFGGEHSGHYYFRDFWRADTGMLTALHVLAALGEQDRPLSELVADYSRYAASGEINSQVADVPAKLDEVQAAYEQFDGVTTDRLDGLTVDLGHGRWFNLRPSNTEPLLRLNVEAPTQGAVDALRDEVLALVRC, from the coding sequence ATGCCCGACTACTCGCGTCTGGTCAAGGCGTACGACATCCGCGGTGAAGTACCCGCCCAGCTGAACACCGACATCGCCGACAAGGCAGGGGCCCTGTTCATCCGGCTCACCGGTGCCGAGAAGATCGTCATCGCCCGCGACATGCGCTCGACTTCCCCCGATCTGGCCGCCGCGTTCGCGGCCGGGGCCAATCGGGCCGGAGCCGATGTGATCGATGTCGGCCTCGGCTCGACCGACTACCTGTACTTCGCCTCCGGCTGGTTGGACCTGCCCGGGGTGATGGTCACCGCCAGCCACAACCCGGCCAAGGACAACGGCATCAAGCTGTGCCGGGCCGGAGCAGCCCCCGTCGGCGAGGAAACCGGCCTCGGGCAGATCCGCACCTGGCTGGAGACCGGAGACATCCCTGCCAGCGCCGCCCGGCCCGGCACCGTCACCAGCCGCCAGATGCTGGCCGAGTACGCTGCCTACCTGAACAGCCTGGTCGACCTCTCGGGTATCCGTCGACTGAAGGTCGTCGCGGACGCAGGCAACGGCATGGCTGGTCACACCGTCCCTGCGGTCTTCAGCAGCCTGCCGATCGACCTGGTGTCCTTGTACTTCGAGCTGGACGGCACCTTCCCCAACCACGAGGCCAACCCCCTGGAGCCGAAGAACCTCGTTGACCTGCGAGCCGAGGTCGTCGAGACCGGCGCGGACATCGGACTTGCCTTCGACGGGGACGCGGACCGGTGCTTCTTCATCGACGAGAAGGGCCAAGCCGTTCCCCCGTCCGCCATCGTCGGCCTGGTCGCCGCCCGCGAACTGGCCAAGCACCCTGGCTCCGCCGTCGTCCACAACGTGATCACCTCCGCCGCCGCACAGGAGATCGTCCTCGAACACGGTGGCAAGCCGATCCGCAGCCGCGTGGGCCACTCGTTCATGAAGGCACTGATGGCCGAACACGACGCCGTCTTCGGCGGCGAGCACTCCGGGCACTACTACTTCCGCGACTTCTGGCGGGCCGACACCGGCATGCTCACCGCACTCCACGTCTTGGCGGCCCTCGGCGAGCAGGACCGGCCCCTGTCCGAACTGGTCGCCGACTACTCGCGCTACGCCGCCTCCGGGGAGATCAACTCCCAAGTCGCTGACGTGCCTGCCAAGCTGGACGAAGTCCAGGCCGCCTACGAGCAGTTCGACGGGGTCACCACCGACCGCCTCGACGGGCTGACGGTCGACCTCGGCCACGGCCGCTGGTTCAACCTCCGCCCCTCCAACACCGAACCGCTGCTGCGGCTCAACGTCGAGGCCCCCACCCAAGGCGCAGTCGACGCTCTGCGCGACGAAGTGCTGGCCCTGGTCCGCTGCTGA
- a CDS encoding DUF397 domain-containing protein has protein sequence MNGTKAELYSYDLSAATWRKSSASGAENNCVEITDLPGGGVAVRDSKNPAHHPLRFDAAEWAAFRQGVLTGEL, from the coding sequence GTGAACGGAACCAAGGCGGAGTTGTACTCCTACGACCTCTCTGCCGCTACCTGGCGCAAGTCCTCGGCCAGCGGGGCGGAGAACAACTGCGTCGAGATCACCGACCTCCCCGGCGGCGGCGTCGCCGTCCGTGACTCGAAGAACCCCGCCCACCACCCCCTGCGGTTCGACGCCGCGGAGTGGGCCGCCTTCCGGCAGGGAGTCCTGACCGGAGAGCTCTGA
- a CDS encoding radical SAM/SPASM domain-containing protein has product MTEPTTARRRLLPLAPTRAPGAADRDRLLSGLRYVEVETSRYCNRTCLWCPNGHTDARRTQQLMNWAVFVKITAELGAAAFEGFLAFHNYNEPLANPRLRRELAHVRQTVPAAKPAIYTNGDLLNHAVLEQLRQDGVKYLRVTRYPHRANVSPTFDALRSWLVKARIRDSFDWQFAEVRQGLAATATDPRTEMLIEVIRPSIDTYNDRGGTALVPQPGLRTAVCRMTATSLSVDWRGQMKMCCNVVPEGPQHGEYVVGNVADHTLAELWNHPTMTDWRARHGRADWSRSPACTTCVQALPETRR; this is encoded by the coding sequence ATGACCGAACCAACCACTGCCCGAAGGCGGTTACTGCCCCTGGCACCCACCCGGGCTCCCGGCGCCGCCGACAGGGACCGACTGCTGTCCGGCCTGCGGTACGTGGAGGTCGAGACCTCCCGCTACTGCAATCGCACCTGCCTGTGGTGCCCCAACGGACACACCGACGCGCGACGCACCCAGCAGCTGATGAACTGGGCCGTCTTCGTCAAGATCACCGCCGAACTCGGGGCCGCCGCCTTCGAGGGGTTCCTTGCCTTCCACAACTACAACGAGCCGCTGGCCAATCCCCGCCTGCGCCGCGAGCTCGCACACGTCCGCCAGACGGTCCCCGCGGCCAAGCCTGCCATCTACACCAACGGCGACCTGCTCAACCACGCTGTGCTGGAACAACTGCGGCAGGACGGCGTGAAGTACCTGCGCGTCACCCGATACCCCCACCGTGCGAACGTGTCGCCCACTTTCGACGCCCTGCGTAGTTGGCTCGTCAAGGCCCGTATCCGGGACAGCTTCGACTGGCAGTTCGCCGAGGTTCGCCAGGGCCTGGCCGCGACGGCGACCGACCCTCGGACCGAGATGCTGATCGAGGTCATCCGCCCGTCGATCGACACCTACAACGACCGAGGCGGCACAGCCCTGGTCCCGCAGCCGGGATTGCGTACCGCTGTGTGCCGGATGACCGCGACCTCGCTGAGCGTGGACTGGCGCGGGCAGATGAAGATGTGCTGCAACGTGGTTCCCGAAGGCCCCCAGCACGGCGAGTACGTGGTCGGCAACGTCGCCGACCACACCTTGGCCGAGTTGTGGAACCACCCGACGATGACCGATTGGCGGGCCCGTCACGGCCGTGCGGACTGGTCCCGCTCACCGGCCTGCACCACCTGCGTGCAGGCTCTACCGGAGACCCGCCGATGA
- a CDS encoding glycoside hydrolase family 13 protein: protein MTQHLAALNLPSAETEAAAPAAVAGAARRSGWWRDAVIYQVYPRSFADANGDGMGDLAGIRSRLPYLRDLGVDAVWLSPFYSSPQADAGYDVADYRVVDPMFGDLADAEGLIADAHGLGLRIIVDIVPNHVSDQHPWFRQALREGPGSPLRGRFHFRPGQGADGELPPNDWESIFGGPAWTRTENPDGTPGEWYLHLFAPQQPDLNWDSPAVADEFRSLLRFWLDLGADGFRIDVAHGLVKAAGLPDIGMHDQLRLLGNDVLPFFDQDGVHEIYRDWRRILDEYGTDPQTRRIAVAEAWTPTVERTALYLRPDELHQAFNFQYLGTEWAAGPLREVIDVSLDSMRPVGAPATWVLSNHDVVRHLTRFGKGDREQDLHRARAATLLMLALPGSAYLYQGEELGLPEVTDLPDEVRQDPAFTRARGTAAEGQEGMRDGCRVPLPWSGATAPYGFGPAADGPSWLPQPAEWAKLSVEAQTGDASSTLELYRRALAVRRAHPALGAGDAVEWLDAPEGVIAFRRTAVGDSLVCTVNTTGAPVTLPVPGVPLLSSTGEAPAADGAQAVLLADSTVWWSC from the coding sequence ATGACCCAGCACCTTGCCGCCCTGAACCTGCCGTCCGCCGAAACGGAGGCCGCCGCCCCGGCCGCCGTCGCCGGTGCCGCGCGCAGATCCGGCTGGTGGCGCGACGCGGTGATCTACCAGGTCTACCCGCGCAGCTTCGCCGACGCCAACGGTGACGGCATGGGCGACCTCGCCGGTATCCGCAGCCGACTGCCGTACCTGCGCGACCTGGGCGTGGACGCGGTGTGGCTCTCCCCCTTCTACAGCTCGCCGCAGGCCGACGCGGGCTACGACGTCGCCGACTACCGCGTGGTGGACCCGATGTTCGGCGACCTGGCCGACGCCGAGGGCCTGATCGCCGACGCCCACGGGCTCGGCCTGCGGATCATCGTCGACATCGTCCCCAACCACGTCTCCGACCAGCACCCGTGGTTCCGGCAGGCGCTGCGCGAGGGCCCGGGATCGCCGCTGCGCGGACGCTTCCACTTCCGTCCCGGCCAGGGCGCGGACGGCGAACTGCCGCCCAACGACTGGGAGTCCATCTTCGGTGGCCCGGCCTGGACCCGCACCGAGAACCCCGACGGCACCCCGGGCGAGTGGTACCTGCACCTGTTCGCCCCGCAGCAGCCGGACCTCAACTGGGACAGCCCGGCCGTCGCCGACGAGTTCCGCAGCCTGCTGCGCTTCTGGCTGGACCTGGGCGCCGACGGCTTCCGGATCGACGTCGCGCACGGCCTGGTCAAGGCCGCCGGACTGCCCGACATCGGCATGCACGACCAGCTCCGGCTGCTCGGCAACGACGTGCTGCCCTTCTTCGACCAGGACGGCGTGCACGAGATCTACCGCGACTGGCGGCGGATCCTGGACGAGTACGGCACCGACCCGCAGACCCGCCGGATCGCGGTCGCCGAGGCGTGGACCCCCACGGTCGAGCGCACCGCCCTCTACCTGCGTCCGGACGAGCTGCACCAGGCCTTCAACTTCCAGTACCTGGGCACCGAGTGGGCGGCCGGGCCGCTGCGCGAGGTGATCGACGTCTCGCTGGACTCGATGCGCCCGGTCGGCGCCCCGGCCACCTGGGTGCTGTCCAACCACGACGTGGTCCGCCACCTCACCCGCTTCGGCAAGGGGGACCGCGAGCAGGACCTGCACCGCGCCCGGGCGGCGACCCTGCTGATGCTGGCGCTGCCCGGCTCCGCCTACCTCTACCAGGGCGAGGAGCTGGGCCTGCCCGAGGTCACCGACCTGCCCGACGAGGTCCGCCAGGACCCGGCGTTCACCCGGGCCCGGGGCACCGCCGCCGAGGGGCAGGAGGGCATGCGCGACGGCTGCCGGGTCCCGCTGCCGTGGTCGGGCGCCACCGCGCCGTACGGCTTCGGCCCGGCCGCGGACGGTCCGAGCTGGCTGCCGCAGCCCGCCGAGTGGGCCAAGCTCAGCGTCGAGGCGCAGACCGGCGACGCCTCCTCGACGCTGGAGCTGTACCGCCGGGCGCTCGCCGTCCGCCGCGCGCACCCGGCGCTCGGCGCCGGCGACGCGGTCGAGTGGCTGGACGCCCCGGAGGGGGTCATCGCCTTCCGCCGCACGGCCGTCGGCGACTCGCTGGTCTGCACGGTGAACACCACCGGGGCCCCGGTCACACTGCCGGTGCCCGGCGTGCCGCTGCTGTCCTCCACCGGCGAAGCCCCGGCCGCGGACGGCGCGCAGGCCGTGCTCCTGGCCGACTCGACCGTCTGGTGGTCGTGCTGA
- a CDS encoding LacI family DNA-binding transcriptional regulator, giving the protein MASVPPAPVATARLSDIAAQAGVSEATVSRVFNGRPGVSAATRQSVLAALDVLGYERPTRLRQRSAGLIGLITPELNNPIFPALAQVIEQVLTRHGYTPLLCTQTPGGSTEDELVDMLVDRGVTGIVFVSGLHADTTADMERYARLAGRGVPFVLINGYSELIAAPFISPDDRLAMRMAVQHLAELGHERIGLALGQARFVPVLRKLEGFAAACTELLGQSPAESGSRIQHTLFSVEGGHAAAAALLNQGCTAVVCGSDLMAFGVIRAVRQRGLSVPGDVSVVGFDDSPLIAFADPPLTTIRQPVEAMGAAAVDALLEEINGNALHRAEFMFQPELVVRGSTGAARTRP; this is encoded by the coding sequence ATGGCGTCAGTTCCTCCGGCGCCGGTGGCCACGGCACGGCTGTCCGACATCGCGGCACAGGCGGGGGTGAGCGAGGCCACCGTCTCCCGGGTGTTCAACGGCCGACCGGGGGTCTCCGCCGCCACCCGGCAGTCGGTGCTGGCCGCGCTGGACGTGCTCGGCTACGAGCGCCCGACCCGGCTGCGGCAGCGCAGCGCCGGGCTGATCGGACTGATCACCCCGGAGCTCAACAACCCGATCTTCCCGGCGCTGGCACAGGTCATCGAGCAGGTGCTGACCCGGCACGGGTACACCCCGCTGCTGTGCACCCAGACACCGGGCGGATCGACCGAGGACGAGCTGGTGGACATGCTGGTGGACCGGGGGGTCACCGGCATCGTCTTCGTCTCCGGGCTGCACGCGGACACCACCGCCGACATGGAGCGCTACGCCCGGCTGGCCGGCCGGGGCGTGCCGTTCGTGCTGATCAACGGCTACAGCGAGCTGATCGCCGCGCCGTTCATCTCGCCGGACGACCGGTTGGCGATGCGGATGGCGGTGCAGCACCTGGCCGAGCTGGGTCACGAGCGGATCGGCCTGGCCCTCGGCCAGGCCCGGTTCGTCCCGGTGCTGCGCAAGCTGGAGGGTTTCGCCGCCGCCTGTACCGAGCTGCTCGGGCAGAGCCCGGCGGAGAGCGGGTCCCGGATCCAGCACACGCTGTTCAGCGTCGAGGGCGGCCACGCCGCCGCCGCGGCCCTGCTCAACCAGGGCTGCACGGCGGTGGTCTGCGGCAGCGACCTGATGGCCTTCGGGGTGATCCGCGCGGTGCGCCAGCGCGGACTCTCGGTACCGGGGGACGTCTCGGTGGTCGGTTTCGACGACTCGCCGCTGATCGCGTTCGCGGACCCGCCGCTGACCACGATCCGGCAGCCGGTGGAGGCCATGGGCGCGGCGGCGGTGGACGCGCTGCTGGAGGAGATCAACGGCAACGCCCTGCACCGCGCCGAGTTCATGTTCCAGCCGGAACTGGTGGTCAGAGGCTCCACCGGCGCCGCCCGCACCCGCCCCTGA
- a CDS encoding ATP-binding protein, whose protein sequence is MFVLSEERAATGPGFFLASRSDGFTVHLVASELIGNAVRACGDFVPLVVDIGTCPDGVTVKVHDPDGDRLPCRPQTALDDGQAESGRGLELVDLLTAGLLVTRTPVGKQLSCRVDFPFDRS, encoded by the coding sequence ATGTTCGTGCTGTCGGAGGAAAGGGCCGCGACCGGACCAGGCTTCTTCTTAGCCTCCAGGTCAGACGGGTTCACCGTCCACCTGGTCGCCTCCGAGCTGATCGGGAACGCAGTGCGCGCCTGCGGGGACTTCGTGCCCCTGGTCGTCGACATCGGCACCTGCCCCGATGGGGTGACGGTCAAGGTGCACGACCCTGACGGGGATCGGCTCCCATGCCGCCCGCAGACCGCCTTGGACGACGGCCAAGCCGAGTCCGGCCGCGGCCTGGAGCTGGTCGACCTGCTCACGGCCGGCTTGTTGGTCACCCGCACCCCGGTCGGCAAGCAGCTGTCCTGCCGCGTCGACTTCCCCTTCGACCGCTCCTGA
- a CDS encoding mevalonate kinase yields MTARSTARAVTVSVPGRLCLAGESLDWMVGGSSVVTAVPLRTKVTAWRAVGSTALALTSGPPLYSTRLVPAAQAAGHHYDGHVLDHMQAAARVSLQQAELIAGTVLTASTELPVAAGLSSSAAVTLAVVAALVGLAGDPIELARVCALARQAETGELGSGAGWMDFLACAHGGVNRVNASEVPTVERITSTLGIPVVVIDTLKRRTTAKVLASKRARFQARETGIVDYSRQAGALVDAVTEALTATTVDYRQLGRLLDAGQDLLRDKVRCSTDLIDTCASRVRAAGAFGAKLTGSGHGGCLFALVPDDALTAVLESVADLPVHAIALPASEPQGLITSLPEATAVSTPA; encoded by the coding sequence ATGACGGCCCGATCCACCGCGCGCGCGGTGACCGTCTCCGTCCCGGGCCGACTGTGCCTGGCTGGGGAATCCCTGGACTGGATGGTTGGCGGTTCCTCCGTGGTGACCGCGGTGCCGCTGCGAACGAAAGTCACCGCCTGGCGGGCGGTCGGCTCGACCGCGCTGGCCCTGACCTCCGGGCCGCCGCTCTACAGCACCCGCCTGGTCCCCGCCGCCCAAGCGGCTGGACACCACTACGACGGCCACGTCCTGGACCACATGCAGGCCGCCGCCCGGGTCAGCCTCCAGCAGGCCGAACTGATCGCCGGAACCGTACTGACCGCCTCCACTGAACTGCCGGTGGCGGCCGGCCTGTCCTCCAGCGCCGCCGTCACCTTGGCGGTGGTCGCAGCCCTCGTCGGCCTGGCCGGGGACCCGATCGAGCTCGCCCGCGTGTGCGCTCTGGCCCGCCAGGCCGAGACCGGAGAACTGGGCTCCGGGGCGGGCTGGATGGACTTCCTGGCCTGCGCGCACGGCGGAGTCAACCGCGTGAACGCCAGCGAGGTTCCCACAGTCGAGCGGATCACTTCGACCCTGGGCATCCCGGTCGTGGTCATCGACACCCTCAAGCGTCGCACCACCGCGAAGGTGCTGGCGTCCAAGCGTGCCCGCTTCCAGGCGCGCGAGACCGGGATCGTCGACTACTCCCGCCAGGCCGGTGCACTGGTCGACGCGGTCACCGAGGCGTTGACTGCGACCACCGTCGACTACCGCCAACTCGGTCGGCTGCTGGACGCCGGGCAGGACCTGCTGCGGGACAAGGTCCGCTGCTCGACCGACCTGATCGACACCTGCGCGAGCCGGGTGCGAGCGGCGGGCGCCTTCGGGGCCAAGCTCACCGGTTCCGGACACGGCGGCTGCCTGTTCGCGCTGGTTCCCGACGACGCCCTGACCGCCGTCCTGGAATCGGTCGCCGACCTCCCGGTCCACGCGATCGCCCTGCCCGCTTCCGAACCGCAAGGGCTGATCACCAGCCTCCCTGAAGCAACCGCTGTCAGCACCCCCGCATGA
- a CDS encoding helix-turn-helix transcriptional regulator, with the protein MPNSPLVPTVRRRRLGSTLRKLRNDAGMTLDSAAETMGWKAPKLSKIENATQQIRTVEVTTLLKAYGVADPEVFTALENLAKDAGKKGWWQTYSGVVALAYADYISLESDAEQICEWSYVVPGLLQTAAYARETISGITLSRTPEEIAALAEVRMARQAVLTRPGKPLEFWAIIHEAALHQRFAVRPTTMRDQLRKLLDAAEMPNITIQVMPLRSTAHPGLQGGFSLVCFPGPTPDVVLLENVNGATYIEGDDASPFVGAVERIRAAALSVEDSLARITELEEGTRK; encoded by the coding sequence ATGCCGAACTCACCCTTGGTTCCCACGGTCCGGCGCCGCCGCCTGGGCTCCACGCTCAGGAAGCTGCGGAACGATGCCGGGATGACTCTCGACAGCGCCGCTGAGACGATGGGCTGGAAGGCTCCGAAGCTGTCGAAGATCGAGAACGCGACCCAGCAGATCCGGACCGTGGAGGTCACCACCCTGCTCAAGGCTTACGGGGTGGCCGATCCGGAGGTGTTCACAGCGTTGGAGAACCTGGCCAAGGACGCTGGGAAGAAGGGCTGGTGGCAGACCTACAGCGGTGTCGTCGCCCTTGCCTACGCCGACTACATCTCGCTGGAGTCGGACGCCGAGCAGATCTGCGAGTGGTCCTACGTGGTCCCCGGCCTGTTGCAGACTGCCGCCTACGCACGCGAGACCATCTCCGGCATCACTCTGTCCCGCACCCCGGAGGAGATCGCGGCCCTCGCCGAGGTGCGGATGGCCCGCCAGGCGGTGCTGACCCGGCCCGGCAAGCCACTGGAGTTCTGGGCGATCATCCACGAAGCCGCCCTCCATCAGCGGTTCGCGGTCCGGCCGACCACCATGCGCGACCAGTTGCGCAAACTCCTGGATGCGGCAGAGATGCCCAACATCACCATTCAGGTCATGCCGCTGCGCTCCACCGCCCATCCCGGGCTGCAAGGCGGCTTCAGCCTCGTGTGTTTCCCCGGCCCCACTCCGGACGTCGTCCTGTTGGAGAACGTGAACGGAGCGACCTACATTGAGGGCGACGACGCGTCACCCTTCGTCGGCGCGGTCGAGCGCATCCGCGCGGCGGCACTGTCGGTGGAGGACTCACTGGCACGAATCACCGAACTGGAAGAGGGAACACGCAAGTGA
- a CDS encoding sugar ABC transporter permease — MSSVADRVTAGPGAAGPGGRPTAKAARTRGRGQRGPLASLGLHGGLALTAIVAVFPILWIAYISLGPGVDDFLHPGGIAHKASLSNYSYVLFHTDFFTWFANSMIVGAGTMFFGVLLAATAGYAVSRMRFPGHRQLMWTFLVTQMFPVSVLLVPLYNIMSQLDLLDSYQGLIIIYCSTAVPFCAFMMKGYFDTIPVEIDEAGRIDGLSPFGVFWRLIVPLARPGLAVAAFYSFLTAWGEVAYASVFMLSSDKYTLSVGIQTFVSQYNQQWNLMAAMAVLVAIPAALVFYLVQKHLVTGLTSGGTKG, encoded by the coding sequence ATGAGCAGTGTCGCCGACCGGGTCACCGCGGGCCCCGGAGCCGCCGGACCGGGCGGTCGGCCCACCGCGAAGGCGGCCCGCACCAGGGGCCGGGGCCAGCGCGGCCCGCTCGCCTCGCTGGGGCTGCACGGCGGCCTGGCGCTGACCGCGATCGTCGCGGTCTTCCCGATCCTGTGGATCGCCTACATCTCGCTCGGCCCCGGCGTCGACGACTTCCTGCACCCGGGCGGCATCGCCCACAAGGCCTCGCTGTCCAACTACAGCTACGTGCTGTTCCACACGGACTTCTTCACCTGGTTCGCCAACTCCATGATCGTCGGCGCGGGCACCATGTTCTTCGGGGTGCTGCTGGCCGCCACCGCCGGGTACGCCGTCTCCCGGATGCGCTTCCCCGGCCACCGGCAGCTGATGTGGACCTTCCTGGTCACCCAGATGTTCCCGGTGTCGGTGCTGCTGGTGCCGCTCTACAACATCATGTCCCAGCTGGACCTGCTGGACAGCTACCAGGGCCTGATCATCATCTACTGCTCCACCGCCGTTCCGTTCTGCGCCTTCATGATGAAGGGGTACTTCGACACCATCCCGGTGGAGATCGACGAGGCCGGCCGGATCGACGGGCTGAGCCCCTTCGGCGTGTTCTGGCGGCTGATCGTGCCGCTGGCCCGCCCGGGCCTGGCGGTGGCCGCCTTCTACAGCTTCCTGACCGCCTGGGGCGAGGTCGCCTACGCCTCGGTGTTCATGCTCTCATCTGACAAGTACACGCTGTCGGTGGGTATCCAGACCTTCGTCAGCCAGTACAACCAGCAGTGGAACCTGATGGCGGCGATGGCCGTCCTGGTCGCCATCCCCGCCGCGCTGGTCTTCTACCTGGTGCAGAAGCACCTGGTCACCGGCCTCACCTCGGGCGGGACCAAGGGCTGA
- a CDS encoding LacI family DNA-binding transcriptional regulator has product MNTARLADIAAQAGVSEATVSRVLNGKAGVSATTRQMVLAALDVLGYERPTRLRQRSAGLIGLITPELSNPIFPAFTQVIEQVLTRYGYTPVLCTQTPGGSTEDELVELLVERGVTGIVFISGLHADTTADTERYARLIGKGVPFVMINGYSPRITAPFISPDDRAAMRMAVQHLAGLGHERIGLAVGPARFVPVERKLEGFADAMGERFGLDQAQVAELVQHSLFTVEGGQAAASVLLDRGCTAIVCGSDLMAFGAIRGVRARGLSVPGDVSVVGFDDSPLIAFADPPLTTIRQPVEAMGAAAVNVLLEEISGNPAQRGEFVFQPELVVRGSTAAAPARH; this is encoded by the coding sequence TTGAACACAGCACGGCTGGCGGACATCGCGGCACAGGCGGGGGTGAGCGAGGCCACCGTCTCCCGTGTACTGAACGGGAAAGCAGGGGTGTCCGCGACCACCCGGCAGATGGTGTTGGCGGCCCTGGACGTGCTCGGCTACGAGCGTCCGACCCGGCTGCGGCAGCGCAGCGCCGGGCTGATCGGGCTGATCACGCCCGAGCTGAGCAACCCCATCTTCCCGGCGTTCACCCAGGTCATCGAGCAGGTGCTGACCCGCTACGGCTACACCCCGGTGCTGTGCACGCAGACCCCCGGCGGCTCCACCGAGGACGAACTGGTGGAACTGCTGGTGGAGCGCGGGGTGACCGGCATCGTCTTCATCTCCGGGCTGCACGCCGACACCACCGCCGACACCGAGCGCTACGCGCGGCTCATCGGCAAGGGCGTCCCCTTCGTCATGATCAACGGCTACAGCCCCAGGATCACCGCCCCGTTCATCTCCCCGGACGACCGCGCCGCGATGCGGATGGCGGTGCAGCACCTGGCCGGGCTCGGCCACGAGCGGATCGGCCTGGCCGTCGGCCCGGCCCGGTTCGTCCCGGTGGAGCGCAAGCTGGAGGGCTTCGCGGACGCCATGGGCGAGCGCTTCGGCCTGGACCAGGCGCAGGTGGCCGAGCTGGTCCAGCACTCGCTGTTCACCGTGGAGGGCGGCCAGGCGGCGGCGAGCGTGCTGCTGGACCGGGGCTGCACCGCGATCGTCTGCGGCAGCGACCTGATGGCCTTCGGCGCGATCCGGGGGGTGCGCGCCCGGGGCCTGTCGGTGCCCGGGGACGTCTCGGTGGTCGGTTTCGACGACTCGCCGCTGATCGCGTTCGCGGACCCGCCGCTGACCACGATCCGGCAGCCAGTGGAGGCCATGGGCGCGGCGGCGGTCAACGTGCTGCTGGAGGAGATCAGCGGAAACCCGGCGCAGCGCGGGGAGTTCGTCTTCCAGCCGGAGCTCGTGGTCCGCGGCTCGACGGCGGCGGCCCCGGCCCGGCACTGA